The following are encoded in a window of Planctomycetia bacterium genomic DNA:
- a CDS encoding DUF2330 domain-containing protein produces the protein MVARILAAFLLIPSLPSSSASACGAVGPSGKPVVNADQTVILIWDAATKTQHFIRQASFKSEADDFGFLVPTPSLPELEESGNDAFPFLLKLTEPDKRKVSRPSGGFGCGCGGASNPVTATTAAVEVVAEKLVAGFQAVVLKADSVDALVGWLKDHGYAYSPEIEAWAKLYVEAGWKFTTLKVAKDNHGDETNVAASALRISFQTDRPLFPYREPDSRGSAEGLGARHRLLRIYFLGEARYQGELTQEIAWTGKVAWANKLSAEDRSKTLELLKLPESTGPADFWLTEFEDNWPYRVAPADLYFARDANQGNVERDPIIEYASSSSPVDVMAYTLAFAVVLTPWLRRFRRGNCAA, from the coding sequence ATGGTCGCCCGCATACTGGCAGCATTCCTGCTCATCCCGTCGCTACCTTCGTCCTCCGCGTCGGCCTGCGGCGCCGTTGGCCCTTCCGGCAAGCCCGTGGTGAACGCCGATCAAACTGTCATCCTCATTTGGGACGCCGCGACGAAGACCCAGCATTTCATTCGCCAGGCGTCGTTCAAGAGCGAGGCCGACGACTTCGGATTTCTGGTGCCGACGCCCAGCCTGCCCGAACTCGAAGAATCCGGCAACGATGCGTTTCCATTTCTGCTTAAACTGACTGAGCCGGACAAGCGAAAAGTCTCACGCCCCAGCGGCGGCTTCGGGTGCGGCTGCGGAGGCGCATCGAACCCCGTAACGGCGACGACTGCCGCCGTCGAGGTTGTGGCCGAAAAGCTGGTTGCCGGTTTCCAGGCAGTCGTGCTCAAGGCGGATTCAGTCGACGCGCTCGTCGGCTGGCTCAAAGACCACGGCTACGCCTATTCGCCCGAGATCGAAGCTTGGGCGAAGCTGTATGTCGAGGCCGGGTGGAAGTTCACGACGCTCAAAGTTGCCAAGGACAATCATGGCGATGAGACGAACGTAGCCGCTTCGGCATTGCGCATAAGTTTCCAGACCGACCGACCGCTGTTTCCGTATCGCGAACCGGATTCAAGAGGTTCGGCCGAAGGCCTGGGGGCGCGACATCGCCTGTTGCGAATCTATTTTCTCGGCGAGGCCCGTTACCAAGGAGAACTCACCCAGGAAATCGCCTGGACAGGCAAGGTCGCCTGGGCGAACAAGCTCAGCGCCGAGGATCGCAGTAAGACGCTGGAACTGCTGAAGCTGCCGGAATCGACAGGGCCCGCAGACTTTTGGCTGACGGAGTTTGAAGACAACTGGCCCTATCGAGTGGCGCCCGCTGACCTCTATTTCGCCCGCGACGCTAACCAAGGGAATGTAGAGCGCGATCCGATTATCGAGTACGCATCTTCCTCCTCGCCCGTGGACGTCATGGCATACACGCTCGCCTTCGCCGTAGTCCTGACCCCTTGGCTCCGTCGCTTTCGCCGCGGCAATTGTGCGGCGTAG